The segment TCTCGCTCGGAGATGCGCGCCTCCACGGTGGAGAGCTCGCGGTCTGGTCGGAGCTCGGGCGGGGATCGCACTTCGTGCTGACCCTGCCGCGCCTCGCGCAGGGGCTTCAGGGCGCGTCGCCCATCGCCGTGGTCCCGGGGGAGGACAACACCGCGCCGCTGGACGCCCTCGGGCTCACCCAGCCGATCCAGGTGCTGTCCGAGAGCGCCACCGTCGCGGCATCCCCCGGTGACGGCCGTCGGTCTCAGGGGGCATCGTGAGAGGCGCGGCGAGGGGCGTCCGCGCGCTGCACGCCCTCGCGGTGGCGGTCCTCACCGTCCTCGCGCTCACCGCGTGCGCGGGGCTTCCCCTCACCGGAACGGTGCAGGGCGGGCGTTCGGTGGGGGAGCAGCTCCCGGGGCCCGACTTCCTGCGTCTTCCCGACCGGCCGCAGCCGGGCGCGACACCGGAGGAGATCGTCGACGGATTCCTCCGCGCCGGGGCGGGCCCGCTCAGCGACTGGGCGCGGGCGCGCGAATTCCTCGCGCCCGCCCTTCGGGATACATGGGATCCGACGGCGGGGGTCATCATCGAACCGACCGGCACGACCCGCACGCCGGTCGCCGTCGGCGAGAACGCCGTCGAGGTGGCGGTCGCCCCGACGGCGACCGTGGACGCGACCGGGGTCTATGAACCCGCCACCGGCGGCACCCTGCCGCTGCGGTTCGAACTGCTTCAGCAGGAGGACGGCGAGTGGCGGATCAGCCAGGCACCCGACGGCATCGTGCTCGACCGCGATTCGTTCGTCACCGCCTTCGATCGGTACACCCTCGCCTTCTTCGACCCGACCTTCGAGTACCTCGTTCCCGACGGGCGGTGGTTCCCGACGACGAACGCCGCCACGCGCATCGCCGCGGCCCTCGTCGAGGGTTCGCCGGTGGAGTGGCTGGCAGGCTCGGTGGTCTCGGCCTTCCCCGACAGTGTGGCGCTCAGCCCGACTGCGGTCCCGGTGTCTCTGGGCGAGGCGCAGGTGAGCCTCAACGAGGCGGCGCTGACGGTCGAGCAGCTCACCCTCGACCGGATGCAGACCCAGCTCGATGAGAGCCTGGCCTCCGCCGGGGTGACCCGGGTGCAGATGCGGGTGGGGTCCTCCGACGTCGAGGCGGGAACCGTCGCCGTGCGCTCCACCCGTGTCGCAGCCCAGCCGCTCGTTGTCACAGCCGATGGATTCGGGTTCCTCACCGGCGACGAACTCGACCGCGTGCCGGGACTGTCCGATGCGCTGGATCAGGCGGCGGACGTCGACGCGCTGCAGCTGTCGCCCGACCGCGTCTTCGCCGCCGCACGCTTCGCAGGCGACGGATCGACCGGTCGCGTGGACGCCGACGGCGACGTGCAGGTGTTCGATCAGCGTCCCGGTCTGGTCGCGCCGACGATCGACCCGTTCGGCTACGTCTGGACCGTTCCCGAGGCGACTCCGGCCGCGCTGCGGGCGTGGGTGCCGAGCGGACCGATCGAGATCGCCAACGCCTGGCCGGGCGCCGCCACGATCTCGGCGATGGCGCTGTCGCGCGACGGCACACGCCTGGCCGCGGCCGTGACCGTCGGTGGGCGGACGACGCTGAGCGTCGCCGGCGTGATCCGGGATGGGGATGGAGTGCCGAGCGGCCTCGGCGACCCGGTCGTCATCGGCGACCTGGAGGGCGCGGTGTCGTCGGTCACCTGGCTCGACGACTCGTCTGTGGCCGCCCTCATCGACGGCGGCACGGAGCCGCGCCTGCGGGAGCAGGTCGTGGGGGGCGAGGGGACGGAGTCCGCGGCGCCCGCCGGAGCCGACACCCTCGCAGGTGGCAACTCCGCCTCCTCGCTGCGGGTCCACACCGATCAGGGCGGCCTGTTCGTTCGTCGCGGCGCGAACTGGACGCAGACGGCGGAGGGCATCCTCGTCCTGGCGACTCAGCAGGGGGCGCCGCGCTGACTCCTCCCCAGGCACGCGCGACGCGACGTTGTCCACCGATCACGCGGCGGCGGCTCGCGCCCGCGCCGGGACGCGCGAGGCTGACGGCATGCCCTTCCTGTCCACCGTGTCCGAGTCGCTCGCAGACGCTCTCGCCCTCATCCTCCCGGTCGAGTGCGCCGGGTGCGACACCGAGGATCAGGCGCTCTGCGCGGGATGCCGCGATGCGCTCGTCCCGCGGCCGACGAGGCGTCTGCTCGACGAAGAGGTCTGGGTGCACAGCGCCCTCGCCTTCGAAGGGATTCCGGCCCGCGTCATCCGCTGCCTGAAGGAGGAGGGCCGCACGGGACTCGCCCGACCGCTGGGCAGGGCGCTGCGCGACGCCATCCTGTCCTCGGACGCGCCTGGGGACGCCGTCGTCGTTCCGGTGCCGTCCTCGCGCCGGGCGCTGCGTCGCCGCGGCTTCGCGGTGACGCCGCTCCTCGTCCGACGGGCCGGGTTCCGCACCGTCGGGCTGCTCGCACCCGCGCGGGTGACCGCCGATCAGCGGGGGCTCGATCGCGACGCCCGGGCGCGCAATGTGGCCGGGAGCCTGCGCGTCCGCGCGCGGAGTGCCGAGCTCCTGCGCGATCGCCCCATCGTGATCGTCGATGACGTCCTCACCACGGGAGCGACCCTCCTCGAAGCCGCGGGCACGCTCCGATCGGCGGGGCTCACCGTGGCCGCGGCGGCAACGGTCGCCGCGACTCCGCGGCGCTCATCCGCAACTCACAGGTGATCAGGTGGGCGTCCTGCGTGACAGCTGTGGGCCACGGCACTACGTTGGGGGGACACACGCACACTGCCGTGTATACAGAGGCGACTGGTGGTCCGCCCTTGTCCGGGCGGACCGGATCAAGGAGGTCTGACATGGAGAGCAGCATCGTCGGCGTAGGGGTCGGTATCACCGATCGGTTCCGCGCGGTCGTCGAGGAGAAGGCGCCCCGGATCGAACACCTCGCGCCGCGAGCCCAGCGCCTGGACGTCAAGGTCACCCATCGCACGTACCGCAACGGTCACGTGGAGGACCACACCGTGGAACTCACCGTCACGGGCAAGGGCCCGGTCGTGCGGGCCGAGGCGACCGACGCCGACAAGTTCACCGCCCTCGACCTCGCGGTCGACAAGCTCTGCGAGCAGCTGCGCCGCGCGAAGGACAAGCGGGTCGATGCGCGCAATCATCCGCGCGGCCCGAAGTTCGAAAAGGGCACCGGGGCGCTCGAGGGGATCGACGTCGAACCCGCATCCGTCGACGTGCTCCGTGCCGTCGCGACCGGTGAGGTGCCGATCGTGAACGGTGAGGCCGAGGAAGAGGAGTACACCCCCGTCGTCATCCGCACGAAGGAATTCGGGCCCGAATGGATGACCGTCGAGGACGCCGTGGACCGCATGGAACTCGTCGGACACGATTTCTTCCTCTTCATCGACGTCCGCACCGACCACCCGAGCGTGGTCTACCGCCGCAAGGGATGGGACTACGGCGTGATCTCACTGACCACGCAAGCGCAGCCGGCGGCGGAACTGGTCTCCTGACCCCCTGACGAAGAGACGGATGCCCCGGGCGAAGGTCAGCCCGGGGCATCCGCTCGTCCGGCGCAGCGTGTCGGGGTCAGTCGATGAAGCCGTCGAGCAGGCTGCCGATCACGAGACCGCCGAGGATGCCGCCCATCAGGCCGCTTCCCCCACTGTTGCCGCGACCGCCGCCCCAGCCGCCGCCCCACTGGTCAGGACCGTTCTGCGGGCGGGACGAGTCGATGTCGCGCTGGGCGAGCTGAAGGGCCTCGCTGGCGAGGTGCGCGACGCGACGCGACATGGTCATGGCCTGCTCGCGGTGGTCCTCGTCGATGTCGATCGCCGCCGAGGCGGAGGTGCCGAGATAGCGGTCGAGGTCGATGCGGATGCGCTCCGCCTCGGCGATCCGGGTGCGCGCGTCCGCGCCGATCCACCCGCGGTGGCCGGCGATGACATCCCGCGCGACGGCGAGCTGCCGGTCGGCGTCGTCGATCGAGTGCCGCACGTGCGCGATGTCGGGGATCGGCCGCGCCGCACGCTCTCGCGCCTTGGCGACGGCCTCGTCGAGGGCGATGTTCGCCGCGCGCAGGCGCGTCAGCTGTGCGAAGGGATCGGTGTTCACACCGGCGGCGGGAAGGGCGGCAAGCGCCGCCTGCAGCTCGCCCATCGCTTCGGCGACGCCCGCGGTCTGCGGTGCGGTCCGGGCCGCGATGAGGTCGCCGCGCGAGTCCTCCACGACTGCGGCGAGGGTCGATTCCGCCCGGAGCGCCTCGACTTCGAACGTCTCGACGGCGTCGATGAGGGTCTCGGCGCGGCGCACCGCCTCGGTGCAGGCCTCCAGGGCCAGGTTGGCCTGCTCCCGCTGGCCGGCCTCGCGGCGCCGCTCGGCGATGCCGGCGCTGTGCTCGGCGAAACCGAGGAGCTGCTCGGCCTCGGCCGGGTTGGCCTCGATCTGGTGAAGAGCCTCGTCGGAGTAGCGGGCGCCGAGTCGGGTCACCGTCTCCCGGGCCTGCGGCAGGCGCCCGCGCAGCCGTTCGGCGTCGCGGCGTACCCCGGCGATGATCTCGGGCGCCCGGCGAGCGCGGGCGATCGGCTCGGCGAGCGCCTCGGTGCGGTCATCGAGCAACTCCTCCGCCCACTCGCACAGCTGCACGATCCGGGCGTTGCGGGTGCGCAGCTCCTCCGGAGTGTCGGGGATCTCGTCGTGGTTGAGCTGGTGGAGATGGAACGCCTCGCTCATGTGGGTGCGCACCGACTCCAGCGCCTCGCGGAGATCGGCGGTAGGGCCGCTGCCGAGCTCGGCCTCGGCGAAGGCGAGTTCGTCGGTGGTGACGCGGATGCGCTCGTCGGTGGCGACCAGGGAAGACTGCGCCCGCCGGGCGAGATCGGCGTCCTGCGCCGCGACTTCTTCGCGTTCCTTCTTGCGACTGCCCCAGAATCCGGCCATGGATCGATCCTACGGTTCCCGTTCGAGCGGGCCGCTGGACAACGGCTGGGGAACAGGGTGATGGAGGGGAGGCTTCGCCCACGGCGTAACCGGCCTCGGGGTTCACGGTCGCGGAGGGCGCCCCCGACGCGGTCTCTGGGTAGCCAGGGCGACGGCGAGCGCGTGATCCGGATGCTGCGCCAGCACCTGCGCCGCATGATCGAGCCACCGCACCTCGGCCTCGAGTGCGTCACGTCGGGCGGCGAGGACGAGGGCCCGGGGGAGGGCATCGGCCTGTTCGGCGGCGCCGAGCTCCTCGCGAACCCGCGCCAGCTCCGCCGCCGAGGAGCGGCGCTGCGCCGCCAGCACATCGTCGACGTCGACGCCCGGGAGGCTGGCGGCGAGGGCGACCTTCGCCGCGACATCCTCTCTGCCGGCCCGCGCGCGGGGAGCGGGCGAGCCGAACCATTCCGCGACGGCGGACGATCCCGCCGGCGTGATGCTCCAGTAGATGTGGCCCTGGGTGTCGGGTTCTCCCCGCACCACCAGGCCGTCGCGCTCGAGCCGTTCGAGGGTGCGGTAGATCTGGCCGACGTTCAGAGGCTGATCCGCGCCGGTGCGCCGATCGTGTTCGGCGCGCAGCTGGTAGCCGTAGCACGGCCCCTGGTCGAGGATCGCGAGGAGACTCTGCGGTACCGACATCCGTCTCTCGCTTTCGCTGCAGGTGCGGCTCGAGTATATGCATACCCGGCAACGTGCCCGCCGCCGCGATCTTCGCCCAGCCCACGCCAAGGTCACGGGTGGATAACATGGGGAGGTTCGCCCGACAGTATGGAGATTTCGTGGCCAATCCTCTCGAGAAACTGCTCCGCGCCGGCGAGGGCCGGATCCTGCGGCAGCTGCAGCGGATCGTGAAGGCGGTGAACGCCCTCGAAGAGGACTACGCCCAGCTCACCGACGAGGAGCTGCGCGGCGAGACCGCCGAACTGCGCGCCCGCCACGAAGCCGGCGAGACGCTGGATCAGCTGCTGCCCGAGGCTTTCGCCGCGGTACGTGAGGCGGCCAAGCGCACGCTCGGCCAGCGGCACTACGACGTGCAGATCATGGGCGGTGCCGCCCTGCACCTCGGCAACATCGCCGAGATGAAGACCGGTGAGGGCAAGACCCTGGTGGCGACCCTCCCCGCGTACCTCAACGCGATCGCCGGCAAGGGCGTGCACGTCATCACCGTCAACGACTTCCTCGCCAGCTACCAGTCCGAGCTCATGGGACGCATCTTCCGGGCCCTCGGCATGACGACCGGGACGATCGTCTCGGGGCAGAACCCGCAGGTGCGCCGTGAGCAGTACAACGCCGACATCACCTACGGCACCAACAACGAGTTCGGCTTCGACTATCTGCGCGACAACATGGCGTGGCGCAAGGAGGACCTCGTCCAGCGCGGCCACTTCTTCGCCATCGTCGACGAGGTCGACTCGATCCTCATCGACGAGGCGCGCACCCCGCTGATCATCTCGGGACCGTCCTCCGGCGAGGCCAACCGGTGGTTCACCGAATTCGCCAAGATCGCACGGACGCTCGAGCCCGGCGTCGATTACGAGATCGACGAGAAGAAGCGCACCGTCGGCGTCCTCGAGCCCGGAATCGAGAAGGTCGAGGACTACCTCGGCATCGACAACCTCTACGAGTCGGCGAACACCCCGCTGATCTCGTTCCTGAACAACTCCATCAAGGCGCTCGCCCTGTTCAAGCGCGACACCGACTACGTCGTCATGAACGACGAGGTCATGATCGTCGACGAGCACACCGGCCGCATCCTCGTCGGTCGCCGCTACAACGAGGGCATCCACCAGGCGATCGAGGCCAAGGAGGGCGTGCCGGTCAAGGCGGAGAACCAGACCCTCGCCACGGTGACGCTGCAGAACTACTTCCGTCTCTACGAAAAGCTCTCCGGCATGACCGGAACCGCCGAGACCGAGGCGGCAGAGTTCATGTCGACCTACAAGCTCGGCGTCGTCCCCATCCCCACGAACAAGCCGATGGTCCGCAAGGACCAGTCCGACCTCGTCTACAAGAACGAGGAGGCGAAATTCGCCCAGGTCGTCGAGGACATCGTCGAGCGACACGCCAAGGGCCAGCCGGTGCTCGTCGGAACCGTCAGCGTCGAGAAGAGCGAGTACCTCTCTCGGCTGCTGGCGAAGAAGGGCGTCAAGCACGAGGTGCTCAACGCCAAGAACCACGCCCGGGAGGCCGAGATCGTCGCCCGCGCCGGACGTCTGGGCGCCGTCACCGTCGCGACGAACATGGCCGGCCGTGGAACCGACATCATGCTGGGCGGGAACGCGGAGTTCTTCGCTGTGCAGGAGATGAAGGCCAAGGGTCTGGATTCGCTCGAGACCCCCGACGAGTATGAGGCGGAGTGGGACGCCGTATACGACGCCGTGCGCGAGGGCGTCTCCGAAGAGGCGGCGAAGGTCGTCGAGACCGGTGGCCTCTACGTGCTCGGCACCGAGCGACACGAGTCCCGCCGCATCGACAACCAGCTGCGGGGTCGATCGGGTCGCCAGGGCGACCCCGGCGAGAGCCGTTTCTACCTGTCGCTCACCGATGACCTCATGCGCCTGTTCCAGTCGGGGGCGGCCGAGGCCATCATGGCGCGGACCAATTTCCCCGATGACGTCGCGATCGAGTCGGGCATGGTCTCGCGCGCCATCAAGAGCGCACAGTCGCAGGTCGAGGCGCGGAACGCCGAGATCCGCAAGAACGTGCTGAAGTACGACGACGTCCTGAACCGGCAGCGTGAGGCGATCTACGCCGACCGCCGTCACATCCTGCAGGGCGATGACATCGCCGACCGGGTGCAGCACTTCATCGAGGACGCCATCAACGCCGTCATCGACGACCACACCTCGTCGGGTCACACCGAGAGCTGGGACTTCGACGCCCTGTGGACCGAGTTGAAGACCCTCTACCCCGTGAGCGTCACGATCGACGAGGTCGTCGCCGAGGCCGGCAACAAGGGCCGCATCACTCCCGAGGTGCTCAAGCGCGAGCTGCTCTCCGACGCCAAGATCGCCTACGACAACCGCGAGGAGTCCCTCGGGTCGCCGGCGATGCGTGAACTGGAGCGCCGTGTCGTGCTGCAGGTGCTCGATCGCCGCTGGCGCGACCACCTCTACGAGATGGACTATCTCAAGGACGGCATCGGCCTGCGGGCGATGGCTCAGCGCGACCCTCTGATCGAGTACCAGCGCGAGGGCTACCAGATGTTCCAGGCGATGATGGGTCAGATCAAAGAGGAATCGGTCGGCTACCTCTACAACCTGGATGTCGAGGTGCGACGTGCCGGCGAGGGCGACCAGCCCGCCGAAGTGGAGGCCAAGGGTCTGGGCGCGGTGCCCGTCGAGGGGGAGCGGCTGCAGTACTCCGCGGCCAACGACGCCGGCGAGGTCGAAGTCCGCAACGATCGGGGTCAGGTGCAGCAGGCCGCGACCAACCGCATCCGCCAGGCCGCGGCCGCGGCGACCACCGTCGCCGAACCGCCCGAGGCCCCCGCGCCCCGCGGAGCGTTCGGGCAGCGGACCGGCGCCGACGCCGCCGGCGGCCCACCGAAGCCCGCGCCGCAGAACCGCGCAGAGCGTCGGGCGGCAGGCAAGAAGCGCTGACGCCCGGCCGGTCCACGAGCCGGCGATTGGACGGCTGCGGCGGTCGGTGACGGCCGTTCCACCGCCGCTATCCTGAGTCGATGACGCTCCTTCGCCCCCTCGACCAATCGCGCAAGCTCCGCGACGTTCTCTACGAGATCCGCGGTCAGGCACTGGTGGAGGCGCAGCGGCTGGAGGCCGAGGGCCACAACATCCTGAAGCTGAACACCGGCAACCCCGCCGCGTTCGGGTTCGACGCGCCCTACCAGATCGTCCGCGACATGATCGATGCCGTGCCTCACGCGCACGGGTACAGCGACAGTCGAGGAATCATGTCGGCGCGGCTCGCGGTGGTGTACCGCTACGAGCAGACGCCCGGGTTCCCGCAGGTCGACCCCGACGACGTCTATCTCGGCAACGGCGTGTCCGAACTCATCACCATGACCATGCAGTCGCTTCTCGACGAGGGCGACGAGGTGCTCATCCCCGCGCCCGACTACCCGCTGTGGACCGCGATGACGAGCCTCGGCGGCGGAACTCCGGTGCACTACCACTGCGACGAGTCGGCGGGATGGCAACCCGACCTCGAGGACATCCGCGCCAAGATCACCGAGCGCACCAAGGCGATCGTGGTGATCAACCCGAACAACCCCACGGGGGCGGTGTACACCCGAGAGGTGCTGGAGGGAATCGCCGACATCGCCCGCGAGCACTCGCTGCTGCTGCTGGCGGACGAGATCTACGATCGCATCGTCTTCGACGACGCCGAACACATCCCGATGGCGGTCGTCGCCCCCGACCTGCTCTGTCTCACCTTCAACGGGTTGAGCAAGACCTATCGGGTCGCGGGATACCGTTCGGGATGGCTCGTCATCACGGGTCCGAAAGACCACGCTGCGGGCTTCCTCGAGGGGATCACGCTGCTCGCCTCGACGAGGCTCTGCCCCAACGTCCCCGCACAGCACGCCGTGCAGGCCGCGCTCTCGGGCATCCAGTCGATCGACGCCCTCATCGCGCCGACCGGCCGCCTGCATGAACAGCGCGATGCGGCCTGGGAAGGGCTCGAGGCGATTCCCGGGGTGACCTGCGTACGGCCGGCGGGTGCGCTGTACGCCTTCCCGCGGCTCGATCCCGAGGTGTACGAGATCCGCGACGACGCCAAGCTCGTCTACGACTTCCTCGTCGCCGAGCATGTGCTCCTCGTGCAGGGCACGGGCTTCAACTGGCCGACGCCTGACCACGTACGCATCGTCACGCTGCCGGAGGCGAGGGTGCTCAGTCAAGCGATCGAGCGGCTCGGCAACTTCCTGTCGTCGTATCGCCAGTAGCCCGGGCGTCCCGTGCGCGCGGGGGGCGGGGGCGGCAGCGGCGAGGGTCCCTCGCCTCCCGGGAACCGTCAAGGCCCTCCCGGACCGACATCGTCCTGTCTACCGTTGCGATATGGCGATCGAGTTGAACGAACCTGCACTGCGCCACGCCCGCTCCCTGGTCCGCGACGGGAAGGTGGTCCGCGACGAACGAGACGACTGGTCGGAGGCGGCGCCGAGCGCCGACGACGAGAACGAGTTCATCGACAGGGAGGGCTGGACGCAGTACTCGCACTGGCACCTCGGCATCGACAGGAGTGAGAACGGCGAGACCAAGAAGGCCTATTCGTTCCCGTTCGGCGATTTCCGCCGCGTTCACCGGTCAGGAGTCATCTCCGGTGAGAGCAGGGCCGGTCAGTACGAACACATCGAGATCCGCGATGCGCTGAAGTCGCTCCTCGAGCTGATCGACGAGGGCTGACGGCGAGCGTCACAGGAGGGCGAGCGAGGTTGTGCGCCAGCGACCGTCCATGCCCTCCAGGCGCACGGCCACCGCCCGGGTGCGGGCCGGGCCCGCGACCACCACGACGCCCTCGATGATGCCGTCGGCGGGCGAGGAGTGCCGGATGGTGAGGATCTGGTGCACCGGGCGCTTGGCCGGCACCCCGCGGGCGCTGCGGGCGCGGGCGGCGAGGTTCGCCCGGGTGAGGAGCTTGCGGTACGCGTCCTCCGTCAGCCAGCGGGCGAGCTGTTCGACCTCGCGCACCCCGGCGAAGACTTCGAGCACGCCGCGGGTCAGGTTCTCGATGAAGACCTGCGGGTCGGGGAGGGCCTCGGTCGAGGTGCGCTGAGGCGCGAAGTACTCCGAAAGCTCTCGTGCACCCGTGGGTGGTTTGGGTGCGCGGGCCGGTGCCGGCGGCGTCGGTGCCATCTCTCGCCAATCTCGTCAGGACATCGGTTGCCGAGAAGTACAACACACGGACAACTCCCAGAAAGAGCCCGGGGAGCCCCTGGGGATAAGTTCTCATCGACTCCTCACGTTCTGGACTACTGTCACGGCGTGCGATGGGACCGCTTCTTCGACGACCTCGAAGACCAGCTCGCCTCCGAGTGGGAGGCTGAGCGCGCTGCCCTCGACACCGAGGCGGAGCGGCTGCGCGTGTCCCGGCTCGAGATGCGCCAGCGTCTGACGGTCCTGCAGGCCGAGGCGTCCCACAGCGAGGTGTCGTGGGAGCTGAGCGACGGTTCGTCTCTGAATGCCGGCCTCGTCGGCGTCGGTGCCGACTGGGTGGCGCTCAGCGACGCAGCTCGTCGGACGGGGATCACCCTCGTGCCCCTTCCCGCGATCGTCGGGATCAGGATGAGCCAGGCCGACCTGCTCCGCACCGCGCGTGCCGACGGCGCCACGCTCTCGGGCCTGGCGAGCCGGATGACCTTCGGCTTCGTCGTGCGTGATCTCGTGCGCCGCCGCGCAGCGGTGGCGCTGCAGCTGTCATCCGGTCGGGGGATGACCGGGACGATCGATCGGGCCGGAGCCGACCACCTCGACATCGCCCTCCACGATCCCGGCTCGCCGCGGCGGACGGGAGAGGTGACGGGATACCGGATGGTGCCCTTCTCGGCGCTGGCATGGCTCAGGGCGGAGGAGGGGGTCAGCGTCCTCTGACGCTTCTTGCGCCGTCAGTCGGGGTTGCGGACGAAACCGGTGCCCCACAGCTCAGGGAAGCTGGCCTCCTGCGACTGGTGCCACAGGGCGATCCGCCGGGCCTCCTCAGCCTGATCGTCGAGGTAGTCGGTGACGCTCTGCTCCTCCACTCGCCAGCGGGCGGGCGATCCGACCCGGGCACCGCGAAGCCGGCGCTCATGGACGAGCGCGATCACCTCGTCCACCGAGACCCCCAGCACCTCGGCGACCTGCGCGGGCGCGAGCATGCGCACGTCGGCGGACGGGGATTCGGGCATGCCCCCATTATCGTCGCGGGCTCCGGCGGGCCGACGAGCCCGCGCGGCGTTGTGGATAACGGCGGCTGTGGATAACGCGCGGGCCTGTTCCCCGGCCTGAGCGAACATGGCCTCATGACCGCTGTGGACACCGGCCGCCGCCCTCGCGCCTTCTGGGCCGACGCACGCTTCCTCCTCGGCATCCTTCTGATCGTGGCCTCCGTGGCCGGGGTCTGGTTCGTCGTCTCGGCCGCGCGCCAGACCGTGCCCGTCTTCGTCGCCGCTCGCACGATCGTCTCGGGGGAGTTCGTCTCGACCGAGGATGTGCGCGTCGAGCAGGTGGCTCTCGGCGCCCTCGAAGGGTCGTACCTCGATCCCGCGTCGTGGGAGGGGTCACTCGCGGAGGGGATCGTCGCTACGCGCACCATTGCCTCCGACGAACTCGTGCCGCGCAGCGCCGTCGAGTCCGCCGACGCGGTGCGCACCACCTCGGTCGTGCTCCGCAGCTCCGTCGACGTCCCGGCGGCGGTGGAGGCGGGATCGGTGGTGGAGGTGTGGGCGGCGCCGCTCGTGGAACCGGGCACCTACGACGTGCCGCGGATCCTCGTCGCGGACGCCACGGTCGCCTCTGTCACGCGCGACGACTCGATGATCGGCGGGGGCGCCGCCGCGCTGGAGATCGTCATCCCGCGCGCAGACGTCGCGGTCGTGCTCGAGGCCATGTCCGACGAGTCCGCGCTCTCGGTCGTGCCCGCGGCCGGAGGCGCACGATGAAGGTTCTGGTCGCGGTGGATGAGCCG is part of the Microbacterium sp. ET2 genome and harbors:
- a CDS encoding ComF family protein yields the protein MPFLSTVSESLADALALILPVECAGCDTEDQALCAGCRDALVPRPTRRLLDEEVWVHSALAFEGIPARVIRCLKEEGRTGLARPLGRALRDAILSSDAPGDAVVVPVPSSRRALRRRGFAVTPLLVRRAGFRTVGLLAPARVTADQRGLDRDARARNVAGSLRVRARSAELLRDRPIVIVDDVLTTGATLLEAAGTLRSAGLTVAAAATVAATPRRSSATHR
- a CDS encoding Rv3235 family protein is translated as MAPTPPAPARAPKPPTGARELSEYFAPQRTSTEALPDPQVFIENLTRGVLEVFAGVREVEQLARWLTEDAYRKLLTRANLAARARSARGVPAKRPVHQILTIRHSSPADGIIEGVVVVAGPARTRAVAVRLEGMDGRWRTTSLALL
- a CDS encoding helix-turn-helix domain-containing protein produces the protein MPESPSADVRMLAPAQVAEVLGVSVDEVIALVHERRLRGARVGSPARWRVEEQSVTDYLDDQAEEARRIALWHQSQEASFPELWGTGFVRNPD
- a CDS encoding LpqB family beta-propeller domain-containing protein, with the translated sequence MRGAARGVRALHALAVAVLTVLALTACAGLPLTGTVQGGRSVGEQLPGPDFLRLPDRPQPGATPEEIVDGFLRAGAGPLSDWARAREFLAPALRDTWDPTAGVIIEPTGTTRTPVAVGENAVEVAVAPTATVDATGVYEPATGGTLPLRFELLQQEDGEWRISQAPDGIVLDRDSFVTAFDRYTLAFFDPTFEYLVPDGRWFPTTNAATRIAAALVEGSPVEWLAGSVVSAFPDSVALSPTAVPVSLGEAQVSLNEAALTVEQLTLDRMQTQLDESLASAGVTRVQMRVGSSDVEAGTVAVRSTRVAAQPLVVTADGFGFLTGDELDRVPGLSDALDQAADVDALQLSPDRVFAAARFAGDGSTGRVDADGDVQVFDQRPGLVAPTIDPFGYVWTVPEATPAALRAWVPSGPIEIANAWPGAATISAMALSRDGTRLAAAVTVGGRTTLSVAGVIRDGDGVPSGLGDPVVIGDLEGAVSSVTWLDDSSVAALIDGGTEPRLREQVVGGEGTESAAPAGADTLAGGNSASSLRVHTDQGGLFVRRGANWTQTAEGILVLATQQGAPR
- the secA gene encoding preprotein translocase subunit SecA → MANPLEKLLRAGEGRILRQLQRIVKAVNALEEDYAQLTDEELRGETAELRARHEAGETLDQLLPEAFAAVREAAKRTLGQRHYDVQIMGGAALHLGNIAEMKTGEGKTLVATLPAYLNAIAGKGVHVITVNDFLASYQSELMGRIFRALGMTTGTIVSGQNPQVRREQYNADITYGTNNEFGFDYLRDNMAWRKEDLVQRGHFFAIVDEVDSILIDEARTPLIISGPSSGEANRWFTEFAKIARTLEPGVDYEIDEKKRTVGVLEPGIEKVEDYLGIDNLYESANTPLISFLNNSIKALALFKRDTDYVVMNDEVMIVDEHTGRILVGRRYNEGIHQAIEAKEGVPVKAENQTLATVTLQNYFRLYEKLSGMTGTAETEAAEFMSTYKLGVVPIPTNKPMVRKDQSDLVYKNEEAKFAQVVEDIVERHAKGQPVLVGTVSVEKSEYLSRLLAKKGVKHEVLNAKNHAREAEIVARAGRLGAVTVATNMAGRGTDIMLGGNAEFFAVQEMKAKGLDSLETPDEYEAEWDAVYDAVREGVSEEAAKVVETGGLYVLGTERHESRRIDNQLRGRSGRQGDPGESRFYLSLTDDLMRLFQSGAAEAIMARTNFPDDVAIESGMVSRAIKSAQSQVEARNAEIRKNVLKYDDVLNRQREAIYADRRHILQGDDIADRVQHFIEDAINAVIDDHTSSGHTESWDFDALWTELKTLYPVSVTIDEVVAEAGNKGRITPEVLKRELLSDAKIAYDNREESLGSPAMRELERRVVLQVLDRRWRDHLYEMDYLKDGIGLRAMAQRDPLIEYQREGYQMFQAMMGQIKEESVGYLYNLDVEVRRAGEGDQPAEVEAKGLGAVPVEGERLQYSAANDAGEVEVRNDRGQVQQAATNRIRQAAAAATTVAEPPEAPAPRGAFGQRTGADAAGGPPKPAPQNRAERRAAGKKR
- a CDS encoding PadR family transcriptional regulator; this translates as MSVPQSLLAILDQGPCYGYQLRAEHDRRTGADQPLNVGQIYRTLERLERDGLVVRGEPDTQGHIYWSITPAGSSAVAEWFGSPAPRARAGREDVAAKVALAASLPGVDVDDVLAAQRRSSAAELARVREELGAAEQADALPRALVLAARRDALEAEVRWLDHAAQVLAQHPDHALAVALATQRPRRGRPPRP
- a CDS encoding pyridoxal phosphate-dependent aminotransferase, which encodes MTLLRPLDQSRKLRDVLYEIRGQALVEAQRLEAEGHNILKLNTGNPAAFGFDAPYQIVRDMIDAVPHAHGYSDSRGIMSARLAVVYRYEQTPGFPQVDPDDVYLGNGVSELITMTMQSLLDEGDEVLIPAPDYPLWTAMTSLGGGTPVHYHCDESAGWQPDLEDIRAKITERTKAIVVINPNNPTGAVYTREVLEGIADIAREHSLLLLADEIYDRIVFDDAEHIPMAVVAPDLLCLTFNGLSKTYRVAGYRSGWLVITGPKDHAAGFLEGITLLASTRLCPNVPAQHAVQAALSGIQSIDALIAPTGRLHEQRDAAWEGLEAIPGVTCVRPAGALYAFPRLDPEVYEIRDDAKLVYDFLVAEHVLLVQGTGFNWPTPDHVRIVTLPEARVLSQAIERLGNFLSSYRQ
- the hpf gene encoding ribosome hibernation-promoting factor, HPF/YfiA family → MESSIVGVGVGITDRFRAVVEEKAPRIEHLAPRAQRLDVKVTHRTYRNGHVEDHTVELTVTGKGPVVRAEATDADKFTALDLAVDKLCEQLRRAKDKRVDARNHPRGPKFEKGTGALEGIDVEPASVDVLRAVATGEVPIVNGEAEEEEYTPVVIRTKEFGPEWMTVEDAVDRMELVGHDFFLFIDVRTDHPSVVYRRKGWDYGVISLTTQAQPAAELVS